One Bradyrhizobium sp. CCGB12 genomic window carries:
- a CDS encoding enoyl-CoA hydratase-related protein: MELKFSKVERKGPITIVTLSRPEVYNALHTDAHFELNKVFDDFSADPEQWIAIVTGSGDKAFCAGNDLKWQAAGGKRGWDKGGFAGLTARFDCDKPIIAAVNGVAMGGGFEIALACDLIIASENATFALPEPRVGLAALAGGLHRLPRQIGLKRAMGMILTARHVSAREGQELGFVNEVVAQGEALNAALRWAEMITKNSPMSIRASKQAIQRGLGVSLEQAIEEQRDYPAVKAMAASQDYIEGPKAFSEKRPPKWVGK, from the coding sequence ATGGAGCTGAAATTCTCGAAGGTGGAACGCAAGGGGCCGATCACGATCGTCACGCTGTCGCGTCCCGAGGTCTACAACGCGCTGCACACCGACGCGCATTTCGAGCTCAACAAGGTCTTCGACGATTTCTCCGCCGATCCCGAGCAGTGGATCGCGATCGTCACAGGCAGCGGCGACAAGGCGTTCTGCGCCGGCAACGACCTGAAGTGGCAGGCAGCCGGCGGCAAGCGTGGCTGGGACAAGGGCGGCTTTGCCGGCCTCACCGCGCGCTTCGACTGCGACAAGCCGATCATCGCCGCGGTGAACGGTGTGGCGATGGGCGGCGGCTTCGAGATCGCGCTGGCGTGCGACCTGATCATCGCCTCGGAGAACGCGACCTTCGCCCTGCCCGAGCCGCGAGTCGGCCTCGCCGCACTTGCCGGCGGCCTGCATCGGCTGCCGCGGCAGATCGGCCTCAAGCGCGCCATGGGCATGATCCTCACCGCGCGCCATGTCAGCGCCAGGGAAGGCCAGGAGCTCGGCTTCGTCAACGAGGTGGTGGCGCAGGGCGAGGCGCTCAACGCCGCGCTGCGCTGGGCGGAGATGATCACCAAGAACTCGCCGATGTCGATCCGGGCCTCGAAGCAGGCCATCCAGAGAGGGCTTGGCGTCTCGCTGGAACAGGCGATCGAGGAGCAGCGCGACTATCCGGCGGTGAAGGCGATGGCGGCCTCACAGGATTATATCGAGGGCCCGAAGGCGTTCTCGGAGAAGCGGCCGCCGAAATGGGTGGGGAAGTAA